One Cupriavidus necator N-1 DNA window includes the following coding sequences:
- a CDS encoding MFS transporter: MPAEPAAATTGARPYAWVVFSLMFCLLLSDYMSRQAINALFPLLKVQWQISDTQLGSISSVVPLMVGVLTLPFSILADRWGRVKSIALMVSVWSVATLGCAIAANYHEMFVARLFVGVGEAAYGSVGFAMLVSIFPKHMRSTIAGGFTSAAAFGSVLGVSLSGLIATHLGWRWSMALMAIIGFVLVIIYCSVVTEKKLASVRLDNGNRTPAYGHVKLTPRAFFSGLFPSPSVFCAYLGCALQIFVQGTLFVWLPSYLNRYWGMPVSEAAVLAAGLVLVSGLGQLLCGVMTDRISGDSLLKRWNMAIGYCLVLGTLLAIAFRMPQGNLQLALLAPGVFFLASSFGTCSAIIAGATPPAIHGSAFATLTLFNNILGLAAGPFITGMAADAVGLQVALRWLPLAAVLPFTVFLIGRWCYLAETRRG; encoded by the coding sequence ATGCCGGCTGAGCCGGCTGCGGCTACCACTGGCGCCCGCCCCTACGCGTGGGTGGTATTTTCATTGATGTTCTGCCTGTTACTGTCTGACTACATGTCGCGGCAGGCGATCAATGCCTTGTTTCCGCTCTTGAAGGTGCAGTGGCAGATTTCCGATACGCAGCTCGGCTCGATTAGCAGCGTGGTGCCGTTGATGGTCGGCGTACTGACCCTCCCGTTCTCCATACTCGCCGACCGCTGGGGACGCGTCAAAAGCATTGCCCTAATGGTTTCGGTGTGGAGTGTTGCCACGCTCGGGTGCGCTATCGCCGCTAACTACCACGAGATGTTCGTCGCGCGCTTGTTCGTTGGCGTCGGCGAGGCTGCCTACGGCAGTGTCGGATTCGCTATGCTTGTGAGCATCTTTCCAAAGCATATGCGGTCTACCATTGCCGGCGGCTTTACATCTGCCGCTGCTTTTGGGTCCGTGCTCGGTGTCTCGCTTTCCGGCCTCATTGCGACGCACTTGGGCTGGCGCTGGTCGATGGCTCTGATGGCGATCATTGGCTTTGTGCTGGTGATCATTTACTGCTCCGTGGTTACGGAAAAAAAACTCGCAAGTGTCCGACTGGACAATGGGAACAGAACTCCGGCATACGGGCATGTGAAACTGACACCGCGTGCGTTCTTCTCTGGCCTGTTTCCGTCCCCTTCTGTCTTTTGTGCGTACCTCGGCTGCGCCCTGCAGATCTTCGTCCAGGGCACTCTTTTCGTGTGGCTGCCCAGCTACCTGAACCGCTACTGGGGCATGCCGGTCAGCGAGGCGGCCGTACTGGCTGCCGGCCTTGTCCTTGTCAGCGGCCTGGGCCAACTCCTGTGCGGTGTGATGACCGATCGGATCAGCGGGGATTCGTTGCTCAAGAGGTGGAACATGGCCATTGGCTATTGCCTCGTGCTAGGCACGCTGCTGGCGATCGCGTTCCGCATGCCACAGGGCAATCTGCAACTCGCGCTCCTTGCGCCCGGGGTGTTCTTCCTTGCCAGCTCGTTCGGCACTTGTAGCGCGATCATTGCCGGTGCCACACCGCCAGCCATTCATGGCTCGGCATTTGCCACCCTGACGTTGTTCAACAACATACTGGGCCTCGCAGCAGGCCCATTTATCACCGGCATGGCAGCGGACGCGGTAGGTCTTCAGGTCGCCTTGCGATGGCTACCGCTCGCGGCAGTTCTTCCCTTCACCGTGTTCCTCATTGGCAGATGGTGTTACCTCGCGGAAACGCGACGCGGCTGA
- a CDS encoding RBBP9/YdeN family alpha/beta hydrolase: protein MTATAPTVLIVPGLRDHVPEHWQTLLAAKLPRVVSVAPLEQDKLSCAARVDAIDRALATIEGPVIIVAHSAGAMMVAHWAARGATREILGALLAAPADLETPMPLGYPTTDTLSDHGWLPIPRGPLPFPSIVAASSNDPLTRLDRARDLAQAWGSRFVELGEVGHLNPASGYGEWPRAEAFIRELS from the coding sequence ATGACCGCTACGGCACCGACCGTCCTCATCGTCCCTGGCCTGCGTGACCATGTGCCGGAACACTGGCAGACCCTGCTGGCGGCGAAGCTGCCTCGCGTCGTTAGCGTCGCCCCGCTTGAGCAAGACAAGCTGAGTTGCGCGGCCCGCGTCGACGCGATCGATCGCGCCCTGGCCACCATCGAGGGGCCAGTGATCATCGTGGCGCACAGCGCTGGCGCGATGATGGTCGCCCATTGGGCGGCTCGGGGCGCCACCCGCGAGATCCTCGGGGCACTGCTTGCAGCACCGGCGGACCTCGAGACGCCCATGCCGCTAGGCTACCCCACAACCGACACACTGAGCGACCACGGCTGGCTGCCGATCCCGCGCGGGCCATTGCCGTTTCCGAGCATCGTTGCGGCAAGCAGCAACGATCCGCTGACGCGTCTCGATCGCGCCCGCGACCTGGCGCAGGCGTGGGGCAGTCGCTTCGTCGAACTCGGCGAAGTCGGGCATCTGAATCCCGCTTCAGGCTATGGCGAATGGCCCCGGGCCGAAGCCTTCATTCGCGAACTCTCCTGA
- a CDS encoding TauD/TfdA dioxygenase family protein has protein sequence MIQRLKAAPAVVRATSLGNSIQVEQVTCTIGAELSNVNLGAAAEDDQQMAEIRALLLKHRVLFFRDQDITRAQHVAFARRFGELEDHPVVGSHPDYPGLVQIYKTPDSPPDRNENSWHTDATWREKPPLGCVLRCIECPPVGGDTMWVNMVEAYNQLPEEIKTKIAALRARHGIEASFGAAMPIEKRLALKAQFPDAEHPVVRTHPETGEKILFVNGSFTTHFTNYNVPANVRFGIDKAPGAANLLSYLVSQATIPEYQVRFRWKKNSVAFWDNRSTQHYAVMDYPPCHRKMERTAIIGDAPY, from the coding sequence ATGATTCAGCGCCTCAAAGCGGCACCCGCAGTGGTCCGCGCAACCTCTCTGGGCAATTCGATCCAGGTCGAGCAAGTCACTTGCACGATCGGTGCGGAGCTCAGCAACGTCAACCTCGGTGCGGCTGCCGAAGACGACCAACAGATGGCGGAAATCCGTGCCCTGCTCCTGAAGCATCGCGTGCTGTTCTTCCGCGACCAGGACATCACGCGCGCGCAGCACGTGGCCTTTGCACGCCGCTTTGGCGAGTTGGAGGACCATCCGGTGGTGGGCAGCCATCCCGATTACCCGGGACTGGTTCAGATCTACAAAACCCCGGACAGTCCTCCCGATCGTAACGAGAATTCCTGGCATACCGATGCCACCTGGCGCGAAAAGCCACCGCTAGGCTGCGTGCTGCGCTGTATCGAGTGCCCGCCCGTGGGCGGCGACACGATGTGGGTCAACATGGTCGAGGCCTATAACCAGTTGCCCGAGGAGATCAAGACGAAGATCGCCGCATTACGCGCGCGCCACGGCATCGAGGCGAGCTTCGGTGCCGCCATGCCGATCGAAAAGCGTCTTGCACTGAAGGCTCAGTTCCCGGATGCCGAGCACCCGGTTGTGCGCACCCATCCTGAAACCGGAGAGAAGATCCTGTTCGTCAACGGAAGCTTTACGACGCACTTCACCAATTACAACGTGCCGGCCAACGTGCGCTTCGGCATCGACAAGGCGCCGGGTGCCGCCAATTTGCTTAGCTACCTGGTCAGCCAGGCCACCATCCCCGAATACCAGGTGCGTTTTCGCTGGAAGAAAAACAGTGTTGCGTTCTGGGACAACCGTTCGACCCAGCACTACGCAGTGATGGATTACCCCCCGTGCCACCGAAAGATGGAGCGCACCGCCATCATCGGTGACGCACCTTATTGA
- a CDS encoding P-loop NTPase family protein, whose amino-acid sequence MEFFRREELATNLAKKVLEVSPTSASSSGLFLAAPRRTGKSTFLREDLRPALEKEGALVLYVDLWEDRSADPGETIVHMVRAELAKHEGVITRLARSAGMEKVAVGGLSFSLDRIGLGDGISLSTALAELSDEVKRPIALVIDEAQQAIASEKGNDALFALKAARDELNSSRHFGLRVVATGSNRDKLAMLRAGRDQAFMGAPLINFPTLGMDYVQWFCHRLNLGAPLDPARVYELFKRASFRPELLGAAADAVRFEFGLPPDQVSTRFAEAIDEQIAESEREQLRVVHNLTPPQSTVLRVMAVRGEKFAPFEAATIESYNAVLQATSPNVDAKIDVSGAQQALAALQEKALVWRAARGVYALEETGLATLMASAGMLDDVPR is encoded by the coding sequence ATGGAATTCTTCCGGCGCGAGGAGCTTGCAACCAACCTCGCCAAGAAAGTTTTGGAAGTGTCGCCGACATCCGCTTCAAGTTCGGGGCTGTTTTTGGCGGCTCCGCGGCGCACGGGCAAGTCAACGTTCCTGCGAGAGGATCTGCGGCCAGCGCTCGAAAAGGAAGGCGCGCTGGTTCTTTACGTTGATCTGTGGGAAGACCGGAGCGCAGATCCTGGCGAAACCATCGTGCACATGGTGCGCGCAGAGCTGGCGAAGCACGAGGGCGTCATTACCCGACTCGCGCGATCTGCTGGCATGGAGAAGGTCGCCGTGGGGGGACTTTCGTTTTCGCTGGATCGCATCGGTCTTGGCGATGGCATTTCATTGTCGACCGCGCTGGCCGAATTGTCTGACGAGGTGAAGCGCCCGATCGCATTGGTCATCGATGAAGCACAGCAAGCTATCGCGAGCGAAAAGGGCAACGATGCGTTGTTTGCGCTTAAAGCTGCGAGGGACGAGCTCAATAGCAGCCGCCATTTCGGCCTTCGTGTCGTGGCCACAGGTTCTAACCGCGACAAGTTGGCGATGCTGCGTGCCGGTCGCGATCAGGCTTTCATGGGCGCGCCGCTCATTAATTTTCCCACCCTCGGTATGGATTACGTGCAGTGGTTCTGCCATCGGCTGAACCTCGGCGCCCCCCTTGACCCTGCCCGAGTCTACGAACTCTTTAAGCGCGCTTCCTTCCGTCCTGAGCTACTCGGGGCCGCAGCGGATGCGGTACGCTTTGAGTTTGGGTTGCCGCCGGATCAGGTAAGCACGCGCTTCGCCGAGGCCATCGACGAGCAGATCGCAGAGAGCGAGCGCGAGCAATTGCGAGTGGTGCATAATTTGACGCCACCGCAATCGACGGTTCTTCGCGTCATGGCGGTCCGCGGTGAGAAATTTGCGCCATTCGAAGCCGCGACCATTGAGTCGTACAACGCTGTGTTGCAAGCGACATCACCCAATGTCGACGCTAAGATCGACGTATCTGGCGCTCAGCAAGCGCTTGCGGCGCTGCAGGAGAAGGCGCTTGTATGGCGCGCGGCCCGTGGGGTCTATGCGCTCGAGGAGACCGGCCTAGCAACGCTCATGGCCAGCGCCGGGATGCTCGACGATGTCCCTAGATAG
- a CDS encoding helix-turn-helix domain-containing protein, with protein MPIDQAARHCGVSIGMLSKLENGKGVNLERALRVMDGLGLTMLVVPKTHAPWLEQAAAHALKTGELAAWEQP; from the coding sequence ATGCCCATTGACCAGGCGGCGAGGCATTGCGGTGTCTCCATTGGAATGCTGTCCAAGCTGGAGAACGGCAAGGGCGTCAATCTCGAGCGCGCCCTGCGTGTGATGGACGGACTAGGCTTGACGATGCTGGTCGTTCCCAAGACTCATGCGCCTTGGCTCGAACAGGCAGCGGCTCATGCGCTCAAGACCGGCGAGTTGGCTGCATGGGAGCAGCCATGA
- a CDS encoding sigma-54 interaction domain-containing protein → MNAPLQLVGDHPSIAALRDLIARVAASQARTVLLYGETGTGKSLVARMLHQQSSRAWAEFIDINCAAIPAQLLESELFGHERGAFTGAVGKKEGLIEAGNGGTVFLDEVRELDLVMQSKLLTLLDTRRFRRVGAVKPISVDVRFIAATNKILLSEVNAGKFREDLYYRLQVIAINIPPLRERGDDILLLAHSALHRYNLQYGSRMEQLDPEVERIFRAYPWPGNVRELENLLERICLLEQGDCVLPVHLPARILRAVGVMAAAPADPADAAATVVEVNASLATAATDDGLDYYSATARFQAELIEQTLAACKGNVARAAQRLGLSRHALRHQMIKLGLASN, encoded by the coding sequence ATGAATGCACCCTTGCAACTTGTCGGAGACCATCCGTCGATCGCCGCTCTGCGCGACCTGATCGCACGCGTGGCAGCGAGCCAAGCGCGCACAGTGTTGTTGTATGGAGAAACCGGTACTGGCAAGAGCTTGGTGGCTCGCATGCTGCACCAGCAATCGAGCCGCGCCTGGGCAGAATTCATCGATATCAATTGCGCGGCGATTCCGGCGCAATTGCTTGAATCGGAACTGTTTGGCCACGAACGCGGCGCCTTCACCGGCGCGGTCGGGAAGAAAGAGGGGTTAATCGAGGCCGGAAATGGCGGCACCGTCTTTCTCGACGAGGTGCGCGAGCTGGATCTGGTGATGCAGTCCAAGCTGCTGACACTGCTAGATACCCGGCGCTTCCGTCGCGTTGGCGCGGTCAAGCCCATCAGCGTGGATGTTCGCTTCATCGCCGCCACCAACAAGATCCTGCTTAGCGAGGTCAATGCCGGCAAGTTCCGCGAAGACCTGTACTACCGGCTACAGGTAATCGCGATCAATATTCCGCCCCTGCGAGAGCGCGGCGACGACATCCTGCTGCTCGCGCATAGCGCGCTGCATCGCTACAACCTCCAGTACGGCAGTCGGATGGAGCAGTTGGACCCGGAGGTCGAGCGGATATTCCGCGCGTACCCTTGGCCGGGCAATGTGCGCGAGCTTGAGAATCTGCTCGAGCGGATCTGCCTGCTGGAGCAGGGCGATTGCGTGCTTCCTGTGCATCTGCCCGCACGCATCCTCCGGGCAGTGGGAGTAATGGCGGCGGCGCCGGCAGACCCGGCTGACGCAGCGGCAACCGTTGTCGAAGTCAACGCGTCGCTAGCAACTGCAGCGACGGATGACGGCTTGGATTACTACTCTGCCACGGCCCGCTTTCAGGCAGAACTCATCGAGCAGACCCTGGCCGCCTGCAAAGGCAATGTCGCGCGGGCTGCGCAGCGACTCGGCCTAAGCCGCCACGCTCTGCGGCACCAGATGATCAAGTTGGGACTAGCCTCGAACTGA
- a CDS encoding acyclic terpene utilization AtuA family protein, whose product MQSLKIICPNGHLGFAPLRTGSFEIGVAAGPDYIAADSGSDDVGPVPLGSDTSTSPEAWQRHDLEHMLLASRRLGVPMIIGSAGDTGTNSRVDLYVNIIRELAQKHGLKRFRIGYFYSEVPKSLLREKLGAGETIRGLDGFADLTLSELDGTDRIVAMAGVHPYLELLAQGADVIIGGRSSDAAVFAAPALHHGFAADHAYYLGKVLECASFCAEPYGGKETVLGEISRDAVRVTAMHPEQRCTVASVAGHAMYERSNPFEEFVAGGRLDMSQCHYEQVDPRTTRITGSRFEPDEVIRVKLEGSGKVGERYVGLCGIRDPYTIANVDRVIAWAKDQVRARFGETGYELHYNVYGRDGVMGELEPLRDRPGHELCVMVQGVAPTREMAEEVAMIGLRQMFYARLPDVKGTAGSVSFPLDEVLHASSAYRWTLNHTVEVHDPLALFPTHLVEAGV is encoded by the coding sequence ATGCAGTCGCTGAAGATCATTTGCCCCAATGGCCACCTCGGCTTTGCTCCCTTGCGCACGGGAAGCTTTGAGATCGGAGTGGCCGCCGGGCCGGACTATATCGCGGCCGATTCGGGCAGCGATGACGTGGGCCCAGTGCCGCTGGGCTCGGATACGTCGACCAGCCCCGAGGCGTGGCAGCGCCACGACCTTGAGCACATGCTGCTGGCATCTCGGCGGCTGGGCGTGCCAATGATCATCGGCTCGGCCGGCGATACTGGCACCAACAGCCGGGTCGACCTCTACGTGAACATCATCCGTGAGCTTGCGCAGAAGCACGGGCTGAAGCGCTTTCGCATCGGCTACTTCTACTCCGAGGTGCCCAAGTCGCTGTTGCGTGAAAAGCTCGGCGCGGGCGAGACAATCCGCGGGCTGGACGGCTTTGCCGACCTGACGCTGTCGGAGTTGGACGGCACCGACCGCATCGTGGCAATGGCTGGCGTGCATCCCTATCTCGAACTGCTGGCCCAAGGTGCGGACGTGATCATCGGCGGGCGCAGCTCCGACGCAGCGGTGTTCGCAGCGCCGGCTCTGCACCACGGGTTCGCCGCCGATCATGCCTACTATCTGGGCAAGGTGCTCGAATGCGCCTCGTTCTGCGCCGAGCCCTACGGTGGCAAGGAGACGGTGCTGGGCGAGATCTCACGCGACGCCGTGCGCGTCACCGCGATGCATCCGGAGCAGCGCTGCACCGTCGCGTCGGTGGCCGGGCACGCGATGTATGAACGCTCGAACCCGTTCGAGGAATTCGTCGCGGGCGGCAGACTCGACATGAGCCAATGCCACTACGAACAGGTGGATCCGCGCACCACCCGCATCACCGGCTCCCGCTTTGAGCCCGACGAGGTCATCCGCGTCAAGCTGGAGGGGTCGGGCAAAGTCGGCGAGCGTTATGTGGGGCTGTGCGGCATCCGTGATCCGTACACGATCGCCAACGTGGACCGCGTGATCGCCTGGGCCAAAGATCAGGTGCGCGCGCGCTTCGGCGAGACCGGCTATGAGCTCCACTACAACGTCTATGGGCGCGATGGCGTGATGGGCGAACTGGAGCCGCTGCGCGACCGCCCCGGCCATGAGCTGTGCGTCATGGTGCAGGGGGTGGCGCCCACCCGCGAGATGGCAGAAGAGGTGGCGATGATTGGCCTTCGCCAGATGTTCTATGCGCGCTTGCCGGACGTCAAAGGCACCGCCGGCTCGGTGTCGTTTCCGCTCGACGAGGTACTGCACGCCAGCTCGGCCTATCGTTGGACGCTAAATCACACTGTGGAGGTGCACGATCCGCTAGCGCTGTTTCCCACGCATCTCGTAGAGGCCGGCGTCTGA
- a CDS encoding DUF4387 domain-containing protein yields MTTANPSAPSLAPTQKLHELAKTIRSKNAGVNKITFDVIFREAAQYERVKRSRVLSRESMAALFHVPVERISDFVEYDPAFAIKFTMYRKRPSGSAGDGDIFGAQQYAPLLELEIPA; encoded by the coding sequence ATGACCACTGCCAATCCATCCGCACCCAGCCTGGCGCCGACCCAGAAGCTGCACGAGCTGGCCAAGACCATCCGCAGCAAGAACGCCGGGGTCAACAAGATCACCTTCGACGTTATTTTCCGCGAGGCAGCGCAATATGAACGCGTCAAGCGGTCCCGCGTGCTGAGCCGAGAAAGCATGGCCGCGCTGTTCCATGTTCCGGTGGAGCGCATCTCCGACTTCGTCGAATACGATCCGGCCTTCGCGATCAAGTTCACGATGTACCGCAAGCGTCCGAGCGGCAGCGCGGGCGATGGCGACATCTTCGGCGCGCAGCAGTACGCGCCGTTGCTGGAACTCGAGATCCCAGCCTGA
- a CDS encoding tripartite tricarboxylate transporter substrate-binding protein: protein MDKTFLKRIWTLLARSLPGTVILATLAVAPWPAGAARAQSATAVPPLMRIVVPFSAGASNDVIARAIAPALAKRLGNTVIVENRPGVAGVLGADYVAKAPRDGSVLLLTSSTFLTAAATQARSPYDPLSAFAPVALVADGPLLLAVSSTIASSKSIHTPVDLIAAARAKPGTITYGSAGVGSLGQLATELMCDTAKVQMMHVPYKGAANALIDLAAGQIDVMMSNYSSIATQIKAGKVKPLAVTSVTPNPAFPGLPPLAASVPGYGIEIWVGVLAPAGTPAALVQRLNREIAEIAASHDVRVVLEPDGSHPLAASPAEFGVRIRQDLAQWKRIAADRKIVAE, encoded by the coding sequence ATGGACAAGACCTTTCTCAAGCGCATTTGGACCCTGCTGGCACGTAGCCTGCCTGGGACGGTCATCTTGGCGACGCTTGCCGTTGCGCCCTGGCCGGCGGGCGCGGCGCGTGCGCAGAGCGCAACCGCCGTGCCGCCGCTGATGCGGATTGTGGTGCCGTTCTCCGCAGGGGCCAGCAATGATGTGATCGCCCGCGCGATCGCGCCGGCGCTGGCCAAGCGCCTTGGCAACACGGTGATCGTGGAAAACCGTCCCGGCGTGGCCGGCGTGCTCGGTGCGGACTACGTCGCCAAAGCGCCGCGAGACGGCTCAGTGCTGCTGCTGACGTCGTCAACCTTCCTGACCGCGGCTGCGACGCAGGCGCGCTCGCCCTATGATCCGCTGTCCGCGTTTGCTCCGGTGGCGCTAGTGGCTGACGGGCCGCTATTGCTGGCGGTGTCGTCTACGATTGCATCGTCGAAATCGATCCACACGCCGGTAGATCTGATTGCAGCCGCACGCGCGAAGCCAGGGACCATCACCTATGGCTCGGCGGGCGTGGGCTCGCTTGGACAGCTCGCGACCGAGTTGATGTGCGACACAGCGAAGGTGCAGATGATGCATGTGCCGTACAAAGGCGCGGCCAATGCGCTGATCGACCTTGCCGCTGGGCAGATTGACGTGATGATGTCGAACTACAGTTCAATCGCCACGCAGATCAAGGCCGGCAAAGTCAAGCCGCTGGCCGTTACCTCTGTCACGCCGAACCCCGCGTTCCCTGGCCTGCCGCCACTGGCGGCTTCGGTGCCGGGCTATGGCATCGAGATTTGGGTAGGTGTGCTGGCCCCGGCCGGCACGCCGGCTGCGCTGGTACAGCGGCTCAATCGCGAGATCGCCGAGATCGCTGCATCGCATGACGTGCGCGTGGTGCTGGAGCCGGATGGCTCGCATCCGCTGGCAGCGTCGCCTGCCGAATTCGGCGTCCGGATCAGGCAGGATCTTGCGCAGTGGAAACGGATCGCGGCGGACCGCAAGATCGTCGCGGAGTGA
- a CDS encoding aconitase family protein, whose protein sequence is MNVLEPNGRVLYLVHSTAAMEKQLQGERLTPADCEPLRNDVSTDEITPVPILTHYDDALGRYPYTGYKVGATLPFKPDSVRQGKFYITVAGNRYGKGSSREHSPAAEKLAGIRLVIAKSFERIYRQNADNIGLYTSTDFSLVPRLEAGEAIPLDELVGGRDALAASILKHGGLLKFGQQYLTNVTPAAKVDAQRPQTLFEKIVRRNLLATPVTSSDPKPGDGIFVQAHWRFIHEYYTGMCAHMLHATFGKPVKLKHADHIVVFEDHTSYVTESPAHVRNGLVENVVQMRFAQRDFVKTYGLTFHRTLTDEELSKDDGNNVAGISHAMMAEQYALPGQVVVGTDSHTPHSGALGCVAFGVGTTDMANAFVTGAVRMTLPESIRVHLGGKLQAGVTAKDVVLQLLAQPAIKAGAGVGKVFEFAGPVVSAMSVDERATLTNMCAELGGFTGIVAPDAETVRFLLERRGVEFQLEPWMHSDEGAKYAANLEVDCSVLSPMVARPGDPGNGLPLATLDETVKVDIAYGGSCTAGKREDFDQYHAVFQWAAERGLRIPEHVTLYLQFGTTDVRDYCQNKGYLKAFEAVGARILQPSCGACANCGPGSSTSPEQVTVSSINRNFPGRSGPGQVWLASPPTVAASAIAGKLVSFKELQLNQPASSH, encoded by the coding sequence ATGAACGTCCTCGAGCCGAATGGCCGCGTCTTGTATCTGGTCCACTCGACGGCGGCAATGGAAAAGCAACTGCAAGGGGAGAGACTGACTCCCGCCGACTGTGAGCCGCTTCGAAATGATGTTTCCACCGACGAAATTACGCCGGTGCCCATTCTCACCCACTACGACGACGCACTAGGACGGTATCCGTACACTGGATATAAGGTCGGTGCGACGCTGCCGTTTAAGCCCGATTCCGTTCGGCAAGGTAAGTTCTACATCACCGTCGCCGGCAATCGCTACGGCAAAGGCTCCTCCCGTGAACACAGCCCGGCGGCCGAAAAACTCGCCGGCATCCGGCTAGTCATCGCGAAAAGCTTCGAACGGATTTATCGCCAGAACGCGGACAACATTGGCCTTTACACGTCCACGGACTTCAGCCTGGTTCCGCGCCTTGAAGCTGGGGAAGCAATTCCACTTGATGAACTCGTGGGAGGTCGAGATGCGCTGGCAGCTTCCATTTTGAAGCATGGCGGCCTGCTCAAGTTTGGCCAGCAGTACCTTACCAACGTCACGCCGGCCGCGAAGGTCGACGCACAGCGTCCCCAAACACTTTTCGAAAAGATTGTTCGACGCAACTTGCTGGCGACGCCAGTTACGTCTTCCGACCCCAAGCCTGGCGACGGTATCTTTGTTCAGGCCCACTGGCGATTCATTCACGAGTATTACACCGGCATGTGCGCTCATATGCTGCACGCGACATTCGGCAAGCCAGTGAAGTTGAAACATGCTGACCATATTGTCGTCTTCGAAGACCACACTTCGTACGTGACAGAAAGCCCCGCTCACGTTCGCAATGGCCTCGTCGAGAACGTCGTGCAGATGCGATTCGCGCAGCGCGACTTCGTGAAGACCTATGGGCTCACGTTTCACCGTACCCTTACGGATGAAGAGCTATCGAAGGACGATGGAAACAACGTCGCCGGCATTTCCCACGCCATGATGGCCGAGCAGTATGCCCTGCCCGGTCAAGTGGTTGTTGGCACGGATTCTCATACGCCTCACAGCGGCGCCCTGGGTTGCGTAGCCTTCGGCGTTGGCACCACCGACATGGCCAACGCCTTCGTTACCGGTGCTGTGCGCATGACGCTGCCAGAGTCGATCCGCGTGCATCTCGGTGGCAAGCTGCAGGCAGGCGTCACCGCCAAAGACGTTGTTCTCCAACTGCTGGCCCAGCCCGCAATCAAGGCGGGTGCCGGCGTTGGGAAGGTCTTCGAATTCGCCGGCCCGGTAGTTTCCGCCATGAGCGTGGACGAACGGGCAACGCTTACCAACATGTGCGCCGAATTGGGTGGGTTCACTGGCATCGTCGCGCCAGATGCCGAGACTGTTCGCTTCCTCCTGGAACGGCGTGGCGTCGAGTTCCAACTCGAGCCCTGGATGCACAGTGACGAAGGAGCGAAGTACGCCGCAAATCTTGAGGTCGATTGCAGCGTTCTGTCTCCGATGGTTGCACGTCCTGGCGACCCTGGCAACGGCTTGCCGCTCGCTACACTCGATGAGACTGTGAAAGTCGACATCGCCTATGGAGGCTCTTGCACTGCAGGTAAGCGCGAGGACTTCGACCAGTATCACGCGGTATTCCAATGGGCCGCCGAACGTGGCCTGAGAATCCCCGAACACGTGACCCTCTATCTCCAGTTCGGCACGACCGACGTGCGGGACTATTGCCAGAACAAAGGCTACCTTAAGGCCTTTGAAGCGGTAGGTGCACGCATTCTGCAGCCCTCATGCGGCGCATGTGCAAACTGCGGCCCGGGATCATCCACGAGCCCTGAGCAGGTAACCGTGAGCTCAATCAACCGAAACTTCCCTGGACGTTCGGGCCCTGGCCAAGTCTGGCTGGCGAGCCCTCCTACTGTGGCTGCCAGCGCCATCGCAGGCAAGCTCGTTTCGTTCAAAGAGCTGCAGCTGAACCAACCCGCTTCATCTCACTGA